A window of Benincasa hispida cultivar B227 chromosome 9, ASM972705v1, whole genome shotgun sequence genomic DNA:
TTCGCTTTTAAAACTTGTGTACTAATTGGTTTAAAAAGAACATAgtagaaaaattggaaaaagaaaaacaaaacaaaacaaaaacactGTAAACTGTAAACGAAAGTCATAATTTCTGTTGTTTAATTTCTGTTCGTTGTCACGAAGCCGCGAGATTGGACCCGAACTTTCGGTGGGCTTCCGCCATAGCTATTGAAGCGACGTATTCAAAGATTCGGCGAAGAACTCCTTATTTTCGACCATTCCCCGTTGTCTGAAACTCCAATTTCACTCTCTCCAAGGAAATATCCCACGAAATTCTTTCGGGAAAATGCAATCCAAAGACTCGAATTCCCCAGAATTCCCTATCCCTTCGCCTAAGTTCCATACTCCGACCAATTTCCCGCCGCCGACTCATCGCCCTACTCCGGCGGCCAGCATTCCGTCCAACAACCGTTCTAGTCAATCCATAATCCTCTCACCGGTCCCTCAGCCTCAAAGAGTCTCTGTCGTCTCTCCCCCTTACCATTTCCAAGTCCCTTCCAAAAGAATCCATTCTCCCGATGATATATGCCACTTCCACGATTCCGATTCCGGAAGAAATTTTCTCGGTTTCATCGTCGCTCTTTCCGAATCAACTCGAGGCCGGAAAATTTCCGATCCTTGCTACCAATCCAACACCGTTAATTCCATCGTCTCTATTCTCGATACTCTGATTCGATGGATCGACGATATACCACCGGCGCATATGGCGTCTCGATATGGAAACCTTTCTTATCGGACATGGCATGCGCGGATGGTGGAAAACAGCGATTCTCTTATGCTTCGATTTCTCCCCGAGGACCTTCATTCAGCCACCGTTGAGACTGTGCCCTATTTCACTGATAGCTTCGGGAATTCGAGCCGAATAGACTATGGTACTGGGCACGAGACAAACTTCGCCGCCTGGTTGTATTGCTTGGCGAAATTGGGGACAATTAAAGAGGAGGATTACCCTGCTGTTGTCGTTAGGGTTTTCGTGAAGTATCTTGAGTTAATGAGGAAATTGCAATTGGTTTATTGTTTGGAGCCTGCGGGTTCCCATGGTGTTTGGGGCCTTGATGATTACCAGTTCCTGTCGTACGTTTTTGGATCGTCACAGTTGATAGACCATAAGTATCTGAAACCTAAATCCATTCACAGTCAGGATATACTAGACAATTTCTCGAATGAGTATATTTACTTCTCCTGTATTTCATTTATAAAGAAGGTGAAGAAGGGTCCATTTTCAGAGCATTCGCCATTGCTTGATGATATTAGTGGGGTGCCTAATTGGAACAAGGTCAATAGTGGGTTGCTGAAGATGTATAAGGTGGAGGTATTAGAGAAAGTTCCCATTATGCAGCATTTTCTCTTTGGATGGCTCATCAAATGGTGTGTATaatagtttttgtttcctttttgtGTACTAATTAAATGGCTATGTTTGTCTCAAGTTTGTGCCCTCCATATGTTCCTTAGTATATagaaattttgttttagaaagtTTCTGTAATGCAGGCTTATAATAATGTGAATCTTTTTGGCCATTTCTAGAGGCTATTCAAGTAAATGAAATCTATTTCTTTAGATCAATAACAAGCTTGATGCTCTTGCTTGTGAGTTATGCATTGTTCTCTTTAGAAAGAATAAAGTTTATGTTTATGAACAGTAATGCTTTACTGGCCTGAGCGTTGAGGCAGCTCCCGCTTGTGTTGGCTTTGTATTCATGGGAATCGAAATGGGATTGAACTTGTGTTCTGTTTCAACTTTTCATGGCTTTGCTCATTAACTCATGCTAACATATGAAAGTAAATTACTTGAATGGATTAATATAATGCCCTTCTTTATGGATGGGATGAATTGAAGGTGGTCTATGCAGGCTAAAGCTGAAGCTCCTAAGCGATTTAACTTCAACGAACAGCTTTAGAAACATTATGTAACTCTCTGGTTTCACTGGCATTGGACTGTGCATCTACATTGTATTACCATTTCTACACTGTGCATCATAAGTCATTATACGTTTCTGGGTAAAGACTTTGTTTGGGAGTCCGTCGATTTTCTTGTAGTAACTTGTCTTGATTAGTCTGGTTCCCAGAGTTGGTTGAACTTGTAACCTTATTGGTTCGAATAGTTTAGTTTACTATCTAGCAGATGTGACTGCAAGGATCTATCTGGCTATTTAAGTTTTGCAGAATTGTTCCACTGTTTTCTTAACAATATCTCAAGACatatttttttcactttccCTTCTCATTATCATCCAACGGATTGGATATAGAATTGGCTTTTCTGTTTTCGACCGTAAGCATTTTGCTAGTAGAAAGGGTTCAATTTGAACAGTGAAGGTATAAAAGAGAACTATTGATGATGATGAAATGACATTTGGACTTTGGGTTTGCCAAAGCCAGACATCATTCATAGCCAAGCTCCTCTTGTCCCTTTCCTTTTGACGTTGCATGTCCATAACATCTCCATATAGGAATTAAGATACAGCATCATCAAAGTGCTTGTCATGATTTGTTGACGACACACTCATTTTACACAAGAAGATTCGTATACTGAAAAATTACCTTcactttttcttccttttcagGAACTAGATAGAAGAGCTCGATTTTAATTTACAAAGGAATCTTTTCTGATGAATGTAGAAACTTGCTTCTTATTACGTGCTTTCAATATTTGGTTAAGAAGAAGAAATCTCTTTTCATCCTTTGCCTTACTTCTTTTTTGGgctttcttttcttgtttccAAAATTAGGCCCAATCAAGGAGTCGAAGGGGATCCATGGTTTCACGAGTGAGAAACATTATTATTCTATAGACGTCGTATAAAATGTCACGTCGCTGGGCTCAGGAAAATAATGGAATCAAAAGGACCTGCCTTGTCTGTTTCCCCTcctctttctttatttctttctttctgatTAAAGTAGAGAGAAGAGAACCAAACGGACggtttatattttataacattggTTCAAAGGAGGAGGAAACGGGGTGTGGGTGAGGCTGATGAACGGCGATAATGCTGTGGGGAATGTAATAAATAATGAACTAAATTTGTGTCTTGTCCTTGGGTTTACTTAGTACCATAATTCAGTGTGATTAGGGAAATATACTTGTCTTTTTATGTGCATTTGAGTACCTGAAATTTTGTACCATAAATTTCTCAGAAGTTTCTAATTTCAAGCAATTTTCACTCTTTTATGCTTTTTGTCATAGCCTCCGTTTTCATACGGTTGCCTTTTTACGCCTTTCTCTTCTCAAACTTTATCTTCTCATTCAATTATTGATACGTCAATAAATTCCCTTCCAATTATATCCTACCTTTTGGTAAATGActctctttttattattattatcatttataaAGCAGGATTACGCGTTATTAGAAGTGAAATGAGGAGTTATTTTGGATTCAAGTGTTGGTAGagtggaaaggaaaagaaaagagtacTGTTTCCTTGTTTTTcattggttaaattataaatttagtctctttattagatatttttgaaaatttaaagattaaatagaTTTACTTTAATCTGTTTCTCTTTTCCAAGTTGGTTGAAAGAAGTCAAGTCAAATAGGGTAACCCGGAagatttgaactttcaaattacCAGCGTTGAAAAGAAGTCGTATGCATTAATTTACACAAGTTTTTACTGCCTTTCTTGTTCCACCTCCTCCCTCTCCAATCCTTGTCACCGACACCTGTACGTGCCCTTAGTAGGAACTTGAAACTTGAAACTTGAAACTTCTTCCTCcgttttcttctctctctctctctctctctctctctcactctctctcttaTATACAGTAAGTAACAGAGTGGTTATTTACTGGCTTCACTGCCTCAGTCACCTcagtattaaaaaaaagtctcataaggaaaaggaaagaaaagttAATATTTTCTGATATCGATGCCATGCCAGTAAATTTCAAGCATCTTGTttacttgttattgtttttgaaataattGTTTGTTAGTTTGTTGCTCATCTCTCTCTTTATCTTTCTACGGATCAGGAGAGAaagaaaggttaaaaaaaaaaaaaaaaaggaaaaaaaaaaaaaaaaggaaaaactaaaaTAACAGTTGTGTCAATTCTTTGCGTCTTCCTCACAACTATGCAAACACACACTTATCCCGTTTGAGCATCTTCGTTTTTTTAACCTCCGACATACGATTACGTCTCTTTCTCAGTTTCTCTGTTCTCTTACACTTATTGGGTTTTCacctttttgaattttttgctTCTCTGCTGCGTACTTACTTGCATTCAAGCTCTGGTTAGGTGGGTAGATAGCTCTCCCTCTTCTCCCTTCTGCTTTTGGTTTGTGTTTCTGTTCTCCGCCGTTTAAGCCGgtgagttttcttttctttttcttttcttttcttttctttttttttttttcatacttttgTTTCTGCATCTTCATTCCTTCACTCACTCGATTTCAATATGGGGaaagaaaatgttttcattttttttttccaaaattaacaaaaataaccACTTTGCTCCACTTACCTAGCTTCTTTTTCAGATTTAAATTATGGGGTTTGTGTTCTTTTTTAGATTTTGTCTCCCATACATTGGAGCGTCGCATTTGCTGCGTCCTATTCCTCTGATTTCTGGGTTTTCAGCCACTGAAAATTCtgggtttttttattttaaaaaaaatatttttttttcttcacttgTGATGTTTTGtattttacttttaaatattttggcTCGAGTTTTGGTGTACCCTTTCTTCTTTTCCACTTTTGAAGTAGTTGATCTGTATGTATGTTAGTCCTTGTCTTTACATAGTTCCCTTGGTTTATGGCATAGATTTGATTTTAGGTCTGAAAACTTATGCTTTCGATGGTTGAATATCTTGGGGATTTTCTGTTTAATTTGGATCTCAAGCAAACCCTTTTCCTCTCATAAGTTACTGATGGTTTGTTTGATGTCTTATGCCTCAAATTTGTATGCGTAATTTGCTCTCTGGGTTACCCTAAATGTTGGACGAAAGGGGGTTCTTTTATCTTCCTGAAGAGCTAATGAGTGCCTTCCGGCAGCAATGAACTGTTTAATTGACTTTTGATTTCTGATTTCTGATTTCTCAAGCGGACTAGAgatggcagagggaagtgattTCAGGCACTGGGACGAGCTAATACCGGACGCTTTGGGGCTAATCTTCAGTAAACTTTCACTCCAAGATAAACTCACCGTTATTCCCAGGGTCTGCAAATCATGGGCCAAAGCAGTGCTCGGACCTTACTGCTGGCAAGAGATTGACATTGAAGAATGGAGCAGTCGAAGGCAGCTCGACAACGTCGATCGAATGCTCCAAATGCTGATAAATCGAAGTGGCGGATCGCTCCGCAAGCTCTGCGTTACTGGTCTTCATAACAGCAACATTTTCTTCTCCATCGCTGATCagtaagaaatttaatttttgtggaTGTGggtgaaattgatttttaatgcCAGAAAAACAAAGGTCTTGGACTTTCTTTTatcttaacaaataaaatatacataCTAGCTATGAACATGAACAAGATTTGGTATAACTGCTGATGAAGGCCTTGGTTGGTACTGATTGTGGATTTGGTGTGTTAAATGGACTATTTTGATGTtggtgttttgttttgtttgtattGCTTTTTCAAGTGCTGGTTCTCTTCAAACATTGCGACTGCCAAGGAGCAATATAAGCGATGCTGTTGCAGAACAAATTGCCGGAAGGCTTTGTGCAGTTACTTTTTTGGATCTAAGCTATTGTGATAAAATCAGTGCCTGTGGTTTAGAGTCCATAGGAAAGAATTGCAAAGCTTTAGTTGGAATGTGTCGTAACTTGCATCCACTACATACAGCAAGTATATCCTCCCCGGATGATGAAGCTTATACTATTGCAGCCACAATGCCGAAACTCAAGCACCTTGAAATGGCTTATCACCCTCTAAGCACCAAAAGTTTACTGACAATACTTTCAAGCTGCCCCAACCTTGAGTTCCTCGATTTGAGAGGGTGTTGGGATGTAAGGCTGGAAGACAAGTTTCTTGCAGAGAAATTCCCAAAACTAACAGTGTTGGGGCCTGTTGTTAGGGACGTCTACGAGAGAAACGAATGGGATGAAGGCTCAGACTACTCGTACATATCAGACGACGACTTGGCATGGGACTTTTCTGCAGATTACTTCGATGATGCTGGTAGTTTCGATGATCCATGGGACAATGAAGGCAGACTAGAGGGACTAGAGTTGAGATTTTATGAAGGAATAGATGAAGATAATGAAGCCTTTGGTTGGCCTCCCTCCCCTTAACTATGGAGAGAGATCTTGTTTTTGGATTTGCGAaattgtttgttctttttttttttctccttcctATTTGGTATCAACTCGATGCTTTTAGAGCTTATGTGGACTTTGTAAATTCTCTAATAGAAATTGAagtgtgagttttttttttcctctctctta
This region includes:
- the LOC120085841 gene encoding F-box protein FBW2 codes for the protein MAEGSDFRHWDELIPDALGLIFSKLSLQDKLTVIPRVCKSWAKAVLGPYCWQEIDIEEWSSRRQLDNVDRMLQMLINRSGGSLRKLCVTGLHNSNIFFSIADHAGSLQTLRLPRSNISDAVAEQIAGRLCAVTFLDLSYCDKISACGLESIGKNCKALVGMCRNLHPLHTASISSPDDEAYTIAATMPKLKHLEMAYHPLSTKSLLTILSSCPNLEFLDLRGCWDVRLEDKFLAEKFPKLTVLGPVVRDVYERNEWDEGSDYSYISDDDLAWDFSADYFDDAGSFDDPWDNEGRLEGLELRFYEGIDEDNEAFGWPPSP
- the LOC120085840 gene encoding serine/threonine-protein phosphatase 2A activator isoform X2; translated protein: MQSKDSNSPEFPIPSPKFHTPTNFPPPTHRPTPAASIPSNNRSSQSIILSPVPQPQRVSVVSPPYHFQVPSKRIHSPDDICHFHDSDSGRNFLGFIVALSESTRGRKISDPCYQSNTVNSIVSILDTLIRWIDDIPPAHMASRYGNLSYRTWHARMVENSDSLMLRFLPEDLHSATVETVPYFTDSFGNSSRIDYGTGHETNFAAWLYCLAKLGTIKEEDYPAVVVRVFVKYLELMRKLQLVYCLEPAGSHGVWGLDDYQFLSYVFGSSQLIDHKYLKPKSIHSQDILDNFSNEYIYFSCISFIKKVKKGPFSEHSPLLDDISGVPNWNKVNSGLLKMYKVEVLEKVPIMQHFLFGWLIKWN
- the LOC120085840 gene encoding serine/threonine-protein phosphatase 2A activator isoform X1; the protein is MQSKDSNSPEFPIPSPKFHTPTNFPPPTHRPTPAASIPSNNRSSQSIILSPVPQPQRVSVVSPPYHFQVPSKRIHSPDDICHFHDSDSGRNFLGFIVALSESTRGRKISDPCYQSNTVNSIVSILDTLIRWIDDIPPAHMASRYGNLSYRTWHARMVENSDSLMLRFLPEDLHSATVETVPYFTDSFGNSSRIDYGTGHETNFAAWLYCLAKLGTIKEEDYPAVVVRVFVKYLELMRKLQLVYCLEPAGSHGVWGLDDYQFLSYVFGSSQLIDHKYLKPKSIHSQDILDNFSNEYIYFSCISFIKKVKKGPFSEHSPLLDDISGVPNWNKVNSGLLKMYKVEVLEKVPIMQHFLFGWLIKWPNQGVEGDPWFHE